GCGCTCACCGCTGGTTGGCGTTGCGGCTGATCCTGGCCAGGGAGGCCTCGACGTCCACCTTGTTCCGGGGCTGGTTGTAGGGCAGCTTGGTCAGGGCCATGCCCATGGCACAGGTGTTGGTGATCGCGGCGAAGGTCAGTCCGGCGCCGATGAATCCGGCGATCCACACCGCGGGCGGCCACCAGATGCCCGCGATCACCGACAGCAGGACGATGCTTCCGGCGACTAGGCGTACCTGCCGCTCCAGCGCCCAGCGCTCGGGGCCTCTGATCACCGGTGCGCCGGCAGCGGTCCAGGCGTTCATGCCGCCTGTCATCACCGCGGTGTCCCCCAGTCCGGCCCTGGTGAGCTTGCCCTGGCACTGTTCGGCGCGGTTGCCGGACTGGCAGATGAGCACCATCTGTCCTCCG
This sequence is a window from Spinactinospora alkalitolerans. Protein-coding genes within it:
- a CDS encoding rhodanese-like domain-containing protein, with protein sequence MPPKAIDAAAVRALIETNPDTLLVDVRTPAEYESSHIDGAINLPLGQVDRHLERITQDAGGQMVLICQSGNRAEQCQGKLTRAGLGDTAVMTGGMNAWTAAGAPVIRGPERWALERQVRLVAGSIVLLSVIAGIWWPPAVWIAGFIGAGLTFAAITNTCAMGMALTKLPYNQPRNKVDVEASLARISRNANQR